In Kineococcus endophyticus, one genomic interval encodes:
- a CDS encoding MarR family winged helix-turn-helix transcriptional regulator: protein MAPPVSALQDAHPHHLAVAGVPAADAVAESAATGPTRWLDDDEQVTWRTFLSATQLLLDRFDRQLQRDSGILLTYYEMLVRLSEAPDRSLRMSELAESSLSSRSRVSHAVARMEERGWIRREACPTDGRGYLAVLTDKGLEALAAAAPGHVETVRTTLFDRLTDDQLQQLRSISEVLLEHLQETGSVSPVPPAPGHS, encoded by the coding sequence ATGGCTCCACCCGTCTCCGCCCTGCAGGACGCCCACCCCCACCACCTCGCGGTCGCCGGCGTCCCCGCCGCCGACGCTGTGGCCGAGTCCGCCGCGACCGGCCCGACGCGCTGGCTGGACGACGACGAGCAGGTGACCTGGCGGACGTTCCTGTCCGCGACGCAGTTGCTCCTCGACCGCTTCGACCGGCAGCTGCAACGGGACTCCGGGATCCTCCTGACGTACTACGAGATGCTCGTGCGCCTGTCCGAGGCCCCTGACCGGTCCCTGCGGATGAGCGAGCTGGCCGAGTCCTCCCTCTCCTCCCGCAGCCGCGTCTCGCACGCGGTGGCCCGGATGGAGGAGCGCGGCTGGATCCGCCGGGAGGCCTGCCCGACGGACGGTCGCGGCTACCTCGCCGTGCTGACGGACAAGGGGCTGGAGGCCCTGGCGGCTGCGGCCCCCGGGCACGTGGAGACGGTGCGCACCACGCTGTTCGACCGGCTGACCGACGACCAGCTGCAGCAGCTGCGGTCCATCAGCGAGGTCCTGCTGGAGCACCTGCAGGAGACCGGCAGCGTCTCCCCCGTCCCGCCGGCTCCCGGGCACTCCTGA
- a CDS encoding DNA polymerase ligase N-terminal domain-containing protein, whose translation MTRRVEAPGAGRSGGDGRPPFVLHDHRLPRPHHDLRLAEDGVLRSWALPNGLPTAAARNRLAIAVPDHDLDHLTYEDATKTIADTGWWELEDRDERRTVFVLHGRTGPRRFALVRTRGSGGRSAGPGGLLLHLTSQQPAG comes from the coding sequence CTGACGCGTCGGGTCGAGGCGCCGGGCGCCGGCCGGTCAGGAGGGGACGGCCGGCCCCCGTTCGTCCTGCACGACCACCGCCTCCCGCGGCCGCACCACGACCTGCGGTTGGCGGAGGACGGCGTGCTGCGGTCCTGGGCCCTGCCCAACGGCCTGCCGACCGCGGCCGCCCGCAACCGGCTGGCGATCGCGGTCCCCGACCACGACCTGGACCACCTCACCTACGAGGACGCCACGAAGACCATCGCGGACACCGGCTGGTGGGAGCTGGAGGACCGGGACGAGCGCAGGACGGTCTTCGTGCTGCACGGGCGGACGGGGCCCCGCCGCTTCGCCCTGGTCCGCACCCGCGGGTCCGGAGGCCGGTCGGCAGGGCCCGGCGGACTGCTGCTGCACCTGACGTCGCAGCAGCCCGCCGGGTGA
- the coaE gene encoding dephospho-CoA kinase has product MLRVGLTGGIGAGKSTVSRLLVQLGAVLVDADVVAREVVAVGTPGLAAVVEEFGPDVLAADGSLDRPALGRIVFGDTARREALNAIVHPLVAARRAELAAAAPDDAVVVEDVPLLVETGAAPTYPLVVVVDADAAERERRLVTERGMEVEAARARIAAQATDEERRAAADVLLPNPRHRDGVPDPLPGLVERLWRERLVPFEEGLRAGRRGPVPVGTPAEGDRHRVLHRLSRAGGPAWLFEGDRWPLGAWVSAESGLADLGYVPAGQRRWDSADPGCAVSVTVLPEVIERLSVGGPT; this is encoded by the coding sequence GTGCTGCGCGTGGGGCTGACCGGTGGGATCGGGGCGGGCAAGTCGACGGTGTCCCGGCTGCTGGTGCAGCTCGGTGCCGTGCTCGTCGACGCGGACGTCGTCGCCCGCGAGGTCGTCGCCGTCGGCACCCCGGGGCTGGCGGCCGTCGTCGAGGAGTTCGGCCCGGACGTGCTCGCCGCCGACGGCTCGCTGGACCGCCCCGCGCTCGGTCGGATCGTCTTCGGGGACACCGCCCGGCGGGAGGCGCTCAACGCGATCGTGCACCCGCTCGTCGCGGCCCGGCGGGCCGAGCTGGCCGCCGCCGCCCCCGACGACGCCGTCGTCGTCGAGGACGTGCCACTGCTCGTCGAGACCGGGGCCGCCCCGACGTACCCGCTCGTCGTGGTCGTCGACGCGGACGCGGCCGAACGCGAACGGCGGCTCGTCACCGAGCGGGGGATGGAGGTCGAGGCGGCGCGGGCGCGGATCGCCGCGCAGGCGACCGACGAGGAGCGCCGCGCGGCCGCCGACGTGCTGCTGCCCAACCCCCGCCACCGGGACGGCGTCCCGGACCCGCTGCCCGGGCTCGTCGAGCGGCTGTGGCGTGAGCGGCTCGTGCCGTTCGAGGAGGGGCTCCGTGCGGGCCGGCGCGGTCCGGTGCCCGTCGGGACACCGGCCGAGGGCGACCGGCACCGCGTGCTGCACCGCCTCTCGAGGGCGGGCGGCCCGGCGTGGCTGTTCGAGGGGGACCGCTGGCCGCTGGGGGCGTGGGTGTCCGCCGAGAGCGGACTGGCGGACCTCGGGTACGTCCCCGCAGGTCAGCGGCGGTGGGACAGCGCCGACCCGGGGTGCGCAGTGAGCGTGACGGTGCTGCCGGAGGTCATCGAGAGGCTGAGTGTCGGAGGTCCGACCTAG
- the uvrA gene encoding excinuclease ABC subunit UvrA: protein MASARAAGDRLVVRGAREHNLKNVSVDLPRDSLVVFTGLSGSGKSSLAFDTIFAEGQRRYVESLSAYARQFLGQMDKPDVDFIEGLSPAVSIDQKSTSRNPRSTVGTITEVYDYLRLLFARAGTPHCPVCGEPVGRQTPQQIVDQLLEMPDGTRFQLLAPVVRERKGEYAELFRELQAKGFARARVDGEVVPLDNPPTLQKRLKHTIEVVVDRLVVKDGVKRRLTDSVETALLLSSGLLVADLVDVEGPEGERRFSEKMACPNEHPLELDEIEPRSFSFNSPFGACPECTGIGTQLEVDPELVVPDEDLSLEEGAIAPWTAGSADYFERLVTALAADLSFSTTTPWRALPKRAKDALLYGKDHQVHVRYKNRWGRERSYSTGFEGVVEFVKRRHAETESDSSKERYEGYMRETPCPVCQGARLKPTSLAVKIAGRSISDICALPIDECSRFLDTMELSARAKKIAGQVLKEIQARLGFLLDVGLDYLSLSRPSGTLSGGEAQRIRLATQIGSGLVGVLYVLDEPSIGLHQRDNRRLIDTLTRLRDLGNTLIVVEHDEDTVRIADWIVDFGPGAGERGGEVVHSGDLEGLLTNPKSLTGQYLSGARAIEVPAQRRPQDGRKLVVTGARQNNLKDVTVEFPLGQLVAVTGVSGSGKSTLVNDILYTVLANKLNGARRVPGRHKSVEGLEHLDKVVHVDQSPIGRTPRSNPATYTGVFDHIRKLFASAPESKLRGYQPGRFSFNIKGGRCEACAGDGTLKIEMNFLPDVYVPCEVCHGARYNRETLEVHFKGKTIAEVLDMPIEEAADFFAAVPAISRFMTTLTEVGLGYVRLGQPATTLSGGEAQRVKLASELQRRSNGRTVYVLDEPTTGLHFEDIRKLLGVVQGLVDKGNSVLVIEHNLDVIKSADWLVDMGPEGGNGGGTVVCTGTPEEVAADPASYTGQFLAEILQTTTATAGTRRRRARAS from the coding sequence GTGGCCAGCGCCCGCGCGGCGGGCGACCGCCTCGTCGTCCGGGGTGCCCGCGAGCACAACCTCAAGAACGTCTCGGTCGACCTTCCCCGCGACAGCCTCGTCGTCTTCACCGGCCTGTCCGGCTCGGGCAAGAGCTCGCTGGCCTTCGACACGATCTTCGCCGAGGGCCAGCGCCGCTACGTGGAGTCGCTGTCGGCGTACGCCCGCCAGTTCCTCGGCCAGATGGACAAGCCCGACGTGGACTTCATCGAAGGCCTGTCGCCGGCGGTGTCGATCGACCAGAAGTCCACGTCGCGCAACCCCCGCTCGACGGTCGGCACGATCACCGAGGTCTACGACTACCTGCGCCTGCTCTTCGCGCGGGCGGGCACGCCGCACTGCCCCGTCTGCGGGGAGCCGGTCGGCCGCCAGACGCCGCAGCAGATCGTCGACCAACTGCTGGAGATGCCCGACGGGACGCGCTTCCAGCTGCTCGCCCCGGTCGTGCGCGAGCGCAAGGGCGAGTACGCGGAGCTGTTCCGCGAGCTGCAGGCCAAGGGCTTCGCCCGCGCCCGGGTCGACGGCGAGGTCGTCCCCCTGGACAACCCGCCGACGCTGCAGAAGCGCCTCAAGCACACCATCGAGGTCGTCGTCGACCGCCTCGTCGTCAAGGACGGCGTCAAGCGCCGCCTCACCGACTCCGTCGAGACGGCGCTGCTGCTGTCCTCGGGGCTGCTCGTGGCCGACCTCGTCGACGTCGAGGGCCCCGAGGGGGAGCGCCGCTTCTCCGAGAAGATGGCGTGCCCCAACGAGCACCCCCTGGAGCTGGACGAGATCGAGCCGCGCTCCTTCTCCTTCAACTCCCCGTTCGGGGCGTGCCCGGAGTGCACGGGCATCGGGACCCAGCTCGAGGTCGACCCCGAGCTCGTCGTGCCGGACGAGGACCTCTCCCTGGAGGAGGGGGCCATCGCGCCGTGGACGGCGGGGTCGGCCGACTACTTCGAGCGCCTCGTCACGGCGCTCGCCGCCGACCTGTCCTTCTCGACGACGACCCCGTGGCGGGCCCTGCCCAAGCGCGCCAAGGACGCCCTGCTGTACGGCAAGGACCACCAGGTCCACGTCCGCTACAAGAACCGGTGGGGCCGTGAGCGGTCGTACTCCACGGGCTTCGAGGGCGTCGTCGAGTTCGTCAAGCGCCGGCACGCCGAGACCGAGTCGGACTCCTCGAAGGAGCGGTACGAGGGGTACATGCGCGAGACGCCGTGCCCCGTGTGCCAGGGGGCGCGGCTCAAGCCCACCTCGCTGGCCGTGAAGATCGCCGGACGCTCGATCTCCGACATCTGCGCCCTGCCGATCGACGAGTGCTCGCGCTTCCTCGACACGATGGAGCTGTCGGCGCGGGCCAAGAAGATCGCGGGCCAGGTGCTCAAGGAGATCCAGGCGCGGCTCGGGTTCCTGCTCGACGTCGGTCTGGACTACCTGTCCCTGTCGCGCCCCTCGGGCACCCTGTCCGGCGGGGAGGCCCAGCGCATCCGGCTCGCGACGCAGATCGGCTCGGGGCTGGTGGGCGTGCTCTACGTGCTGGACGAGCCGTCGATCGGCCTGCACCAGCGCGACAACCGCCGGCTCATCGACACCCTGACGCGGCTGCGGGACCTCGGGAACACCCTCATCGTCGTCGAGCACGACGAGGACACCGTGCGCATCGCCGACTGGATCGTCGACTTCGGTCCCGGCGCGGGGGAGCGCGGCGGGGAGGTCGTGCACTCCGGCGACCTCGAGGGCCTGCTGACGAACCCGAAGTCGCTGACGGGCCAGTACCTCTCCGGCGCCCGGGCCATCGAGGTGCCCGCCCAGCGGCGCCCGCAGGACGGGCGCAAGCTCGTCGTCACCGGCGCCCGGCAGAACAACCTCAAGGACGTGACGGTCGAGTTCCCGCTCGGTCAGCTCGTCGCGGTGACGGGGGTGTCGGGGTCCGGGAAGTCGACGCTGGTCAACGACATCCTCTACACGGTGCTGGCCAACAAGCTCAACGGTGCCCGCCGGGTCCCCGGCCGGCACAAGTCGGTGGAGGGGCTGGAGCACCTCGACAAGGTCGTGCACGTCGACCAGAGCCCCATCGGCCGCACGCCGCGGTCGAACCCCGCCACGTACACGGGGGTCTTCGACCACATCCGCAAGCTGTTCGCCTCGGCACCGGAGTCGAAGCTGCGCGGCTACCAGCCGGGCCGCTTCTCCTTCAACATCAAGGGCGGCCGCTGCGAGGCGTGCGCGGGCGACGGCACGCTGAAGATCGAGATGAACTTCCTGCCGGACGTCTACGTCCCCTGCGAGGTGTGCCACGGGGCCCGGTACAACCGGGAGACCCTGGAGGTGCACTTCAAGGGCAAGACGATCGCCGAGGTCCTCGACATGCCGATCGAGGAGGCCGCCGACTTCTTCGCCGCGGTCCCGGCCATCTCCAGGTTCATGACGACCCTCACCGAGGTCGGCCTGGGCTACGTCCGGCTCGGGCAGCCGGCGACGACCCTGTCGGGCGGGGAGGCGCAGCGCGTGAAGCTGGCCTCGGAGCTGCAGCGGCGCTCCAACGGCCGCACGGTCTACGTCCTCGACGAGCCCACGACGGGCCTGCACTTCGAGGACATCCGCAAGCTCCTCGGCGTGGTTCAGGGCCTCGTCGACAAGGGCAACAGCGTGCTGGTCATCGAGCACAACCTCGACGTCATCAAGTCCGCGGACTGGCTCGTCGACATGGGGCCCGAGGGCGGCAACGGCGGCGGCACGGTCGTGTGCACCGGCACCCCGGAGGAGGTCGCGGCGGACCCGGCCAGCTACACGGGCCAGTTCCTCGCCGAGATCCTCCAGACCACCACGGCGACGGCGGGCACGCGGCGGCGTCGGGCGCGGGCCAGCTGA
- the mmsA gene encoding multiple monosaccharide ABC transporter ATP-binding protein — MTENTRTTRSENILEMRSITKTFPGVKALSDVSLSVRRGEVHAICGENGAGKSTLMKVLSGVYPHGTYEGEIHFDGNLSTFSGIVDSEKAGIAIIHQELALVPYLSVAENLFLGNEIKGRGGLIDWNRTNGEASKLLQRVGLAENPTTPIGQLGVGKQQLVEIAKALSKDVKLLILDEPTAALNDNDSAHLLDLLRQLRDEGMTSIMISHKLNEIEAISDSVTIIRDGRTIETLDMRADAVTEDRIIRGMVGRDLDSRYPERESHPGEEILRIEGWTVGHANQDRLVVDGASLNVRAGEVVGIAGLMGAGRTELAMSVFGRSYGRYLGGKLFLHGKEVQARSVREAIKVGLAYATEDRKKFGLNLIDDIKRNVSAAALDKLANGGFVDANEEIKVAEDSKRSMNIKAPTVSALTGKLSGGNQQKVVLSKWIFSDPEVLILDEPTRGIDVGAKYEIYTIINRLVAAGKAVIVISSELPELLGICDRIYTLSAGRITGQLPIAEASQESLMVLMTKGGSLTTAPDPHPTDDLTPQERTA, encoded by the coding sequence ATGACCGAGAACACCCGTACCACGCGCTCCGAGAACATCCTCGAGATGCGCTCCATCACCAAGACCTTCCCGGGGGTCAAGGCTCTGTCCGACGTCTCGCTGTCGGTGCGCCGCGGTGAGGTCCACGCGATCTGCGGGGAGAACGGCGCCGGGAAGTCGACCCTCATGAAGGTGCTCTCCGGGGTGTACCCGCACGGCACCTACGAGGGCGAGATCCACTTCGACGGAAACCTCTCGACGTTCTCGGGCATCGTGGACAGCGAGAAGGCGGGGATCGCCATCATCCACCAGGAGCTGGCCCTCGTGCCCTACCTGTCGGTGGCCGAGAACCTCTTCCTGGGCAACGAGATCAAGGGCCGCGGCGGTCTCATCGACTGGAACCGCACGAACGGCGAGGCCTCGAAGCTGCTCCAGCGCGTCGGTCTGGCGGAGAACCCCACCACGCCCATCGGTCAGCTCGGCGTCGGCAAGCAGCAGCTGGTCGAGATCGCCAAGGCCCTCAGCAAGGACGTCAAGCTCCTCATCCTCGACGAGCCGACGGCCGCGCTGAACGACAACGACTCCGCGCACCTGCTCGACCTCCTGCGCCAGCTGCGCGACGAGGGCATGACGAGCATCATGATCTCCCACAAGCTGAACGAGATCGAGGCGATCTCGGACTCGGTGACGATCATCCGCGACGGCCGCACGATCGAAACCCTCGACATGCGGGCCGACGCCGTCACCGAGGACCGCATCATCCGCGGCATGGTCGGCCGCGACCTCGACAGCCGCTACCCCGAGCGCGAGTCCCACCCCGGCGAGGAGATCCTCCGCATCGAGGGCTGGACCGTCGGGCACGCCAACCAGGACCGCCTCGTCGTCGACGGGGCCTCGCTGAACGTCCGCGCGGGCGAGGTCGTCGGCATCGCCGGCCTCATGGGCGCCGGGCGCACCGAACTGGCGATGAGCGTGTTCGGCCGCAGCTACGGCCGGTACCTCGGCGGGAAACTGTTCCTGCACGGCAAGGAGGTGCAGGCGCGCTCGGTCCGCGAGGCGATCAAGGTCGGCCTGGCCTACGCCACCGAGGACCGCAAGAAGTTCGGCCTGAACCTCATCGACGACATCAAGCGCAACGTCTCCGCGGCCGCGCTCGACAAGCTCGCGAACGGCGGTTTCGTCGACGCGAACGAGGAGATCAAGGTCGCCGAGGACAGCAAGCGGAGCATGAACATCAAGGCTCCGACCGTCAGTGCGCTGACCGGCAAGCTGTCCGGGGGGAACCAGCAGAAGGTCGTCCTGTCGAAGTGGATCTTCTCCGACCCCGAGGTCCTCATCCTCGACGAACCCACGCGCGGCATCGACGTCGGCGCGAAGTACGAGATCTACACGATCATCAACCGCCTGGTGGCCGCCGGGAAGGCCGTCATCGTCATCTCCTCCGAACTCCCCGAACTGCTCGGGATCTGCGACCGCATCTACACGCTGTCGGCCGGGCGCATCACCGGCCAGCTGCCGATCGCCGAGGCGAGCCAGGAGAGCCTCATGGTCCTCATGACCAAGGGCGGCAGCCTCACGACCGCGCCCGACCCCCACCCCACCGACGACCTCACCCCGCAGGAGCGCACCGCATGA
- the mmsB gene encoding multiple monosaccharide ABC transporter permease → MSGSTLTKDKPAPTPKTGSANPFVAITQNLRESGIYIAFVVVVLLFAILTDGLSLSPGNITNIVLQYSYVLVLAIGMLIVIVAGHIDLSVGSVVALTGAVSAQLVIGSSQPWWVGVLAALGVGIAIGVWQGFWVAVVGIPAFIVTLAGMLLFRGLTFYVLDNVSLSPFPEQYTKVATGFSNGLIGGNGYDAFTLLIAALAVVAFAVTQVRTRVAKVRYQQVVDAMPLFILKIVGVAVVVMAFAWQLAHSRGLPIVLIILAVLILAYSTVMKSSVFGRQVYAIGGNLAAAQLSGVNVRRVNFWIFVNMGFLAAVAGVIFSSRSNGAQPSAGNSFELDAIAAAFIGGAAVTGGVGKIQGAMIGGLLVGVISNGMQLLGVDQSLQSVIKGLVLLLAVAFDVFNKRRSGVR, encoded by the coding sequence ATGAGCGGCAGCACGCTGACCAAGGACAAGCCGGCGCCCACGCCGAAGACCGGCAGCGCGAACCCCTTCGTCGCGATCACCCAGAACCTGCGCGAGAGCGGCATCTACATCGCGTTCGTCGTCGTGGTGCTGCTCTTCGCGATCCTCACCGACGGGCTGTCCCTGAGCCCGGGCAACATCACGAACATCGTGCTGCAGTACTCGTACGTGCTCGTGCTCGCCATCGGCATGCTCATCGTCATCGTCGCCGGGCACATCGACCTGTCCGTCGGGTCCGTCGTCGCGCTGACCGGCGCGGTCTCGGCGCAACTCGTCATCGGGTCCAGCCAGCCGTGGTGGGTCGGGGTCCTGGCGGCCCTCGGCGTCGGCATCGCCATCGGTGTGTGGCAGGGCTTCTGGGTCGCGGTCGTGGGCATCCCCGCCTTCATCGTCACCCTGGCCGGCATGCTGCTGTTCCGTGGTCTGACCTTCTACGTGCTCGACAACGTCTCGCTGTCGCCGTTCCCCGAGCAGTACACGAAGGTCGCGACCGGGTTCAGCAACGGCCTCATCGGTGGCAACGGGTACGACGCCTTCACGCTGCTCATCGCGGCGCTGGCCGTCGTCGCCTTCGCGGTCACCCAGGTCCGCACCCGCGTCGCCAAGGTCCGCTACCAGCAGGTCGTGGACGCGATGCCGCTGTTCATCCTGAAGATCGTCGGCGTGGCCGTCGTCGTCATGGCCTTCGCCTGGCAGCTGGCCCACAGCCGTGGTCTGCCGATCGTCCTCATCATCCTGGCCGTGCTGATCCTGGCCTACTCGACGGTCATGAAGTCCTCGGTCTTCGGCCGTCAGGTCTACGCCATCGGCGGCAACCTGGCCGCGGCCCAGCTCTCCGGCGTCAACGTCCGCCGGGTGAACTTCTGGATCTTCGTCAACATGGGCTTCCTCGCCGCGGTCGCGGGGGTCATCTTCTCCTCGCGGTCCAACGGGGCCCAGCCCAGCGCCGGCAACAGCTTCGAGCTCGACGCCATCGCGGCCGCCTTCATCGGTGGTGCGGCCGTCACCGGCGGTGTCGGCAAGATCCAGGGCGCGATGATCGGTGGTCTGCTCGTCGGCGTCATCTCCAACGGGATGCAGCTGCTGGGTGTCGACCAGTCGCTCCAGTCGGTCATCAAGGGCCTCGTGCTGCTGCTCGCCGTCGCCTTCGACGTCTTCAACAAGCGGCGCAGCGGCGTCCGCTGA
- the uvrB gene encoding excinuclease ABC subunit UvrB translates to MRPTTDIQRRVAPFEVVSEYSPSGDQPTAIAELARRVNAGEQDVVLLGATGTGKSATTAWLIEQVQRPTLVMAPNKTLAAQLANEFRELLPNNAVEYFVSYYDYYQPEAYVPQSDTYIEKDSSVNDEVERLRHSATNSLLTRRDVIVVATVSCIYGLGTPQEYVDRMVTLKVGDTIERDELLRKFIVEQYTRNDLAFTRGTFRVRGDTVEIIPQYEEHALRIEFFGDEIDKLYTLNPLTGEVLREEELVYVFPASHYVAGPERLERAIGTIEAELTERLAELEQQGKLLEAQRLRMRTTYDIEMLRQVGSCSGVENYSRHLDGRGPGSASNTLLDYFPEDFLLVIDESHVTVPQIGAMYEGDMSRKRTLVDFGFRLPSAMDNRPLRWEEFLERTGQTVYLSATPGDYELSRGKGVVEQIIRPTGLVDPEVVVKPTKGQIDDLLHEISLRTAKDERILVTTLTKKMAEDLTDYFLEQGVRVRYLHSEVDTLRRVELLRELRQGEYDVLVGINLLREGLDLPEVSLVAILDADKEGFLRSSKSLIQTIGRAARNVSGQVHMYADRITPSMAEAIEETNRRREKQIAYNTERGVDPMPLRKKIADITDLIAREDADTAELLAAAKGGGQGGSGRSQSRGKAPTPGKGAKGKNVGREVGPEPKAGMPQADLADLIQELTDQMHSAAAELQFELAARLRDEVGDLKKELRGMRAAQGA, encoded by the coding sequence ATGCGGCCGACGACAGACATCCAGCGCCGGGTGGCCCCCTTCGAGGTGGTCTCCGAGTACTCCCCTTCGGGGGACCAGCCCACCGCCATCGCCGAGCTGGCGCGACGGGTGAACGCGGGCGAGCAGGACGTCGTGCTCCTCGGCGCGACGGGCACGGGGAAGTCGGCGACGACGGCCTGGCTCATCGAGCAGGTGCAGCGCCCCACGCTCGTCATGGCCCCGAACAAGACGCTCGCCGCGCAGCTGGCCAACGAGTTCCGCGAGCTGCTGCCCAACAACGCCGTCGAGTACTTCGTCTCCTACTACGACTACTACCAGCCCGAGGCGTACGTCCCGCAGTCGGACACCTACATCGAGAAGGACTCCTCGGTCAACGACGAGGTCGAGCGGCTGCGGCACTCCGCGACGAACTCCCTGCTGACGCGCCGCGACGTCATCGTGGTCGCGACCGTGTCGTGCATCTACGGCCTCGGCACCCCGCAGGAGTACGTCGACCGGATGGTGACGCTGAAGGTTGGCGACACGATCGAGCGGGACGAACTGCTGCGCAAGTTCATCGTCGAGCAGTACACCCGCAACGACCTGGCCTTCACCCGCGGCACCTTCCGCGTGCGGGGCGACACCGTGGAGATCATCCCGCAGTACGAGGAGCACGCGCTGCGGATCGAGTTCTTCGGCGACGAGATCGACAAGCTCTACACGCTGAACCCGCTGACCGGGGAGGTGCTGCGCGAGGAGGAGCTGGTCTACGTCTTCCCCGCCTCGCACTACGTCGCCGGCCCCGAGCGCCTCGAGCGCGCCATCGGCACCATCGAGGCCGAGCTGACGGAGCGGCTGGCCGAGCTGGAGCAGCAGGGCAAGCTGCTGGAGGCGCAACGGCTGCGGATGCGCACGACGTACGACATCGAGATGCTCCGCCAGGTCGGCTCGTGCTCCGGGGTCGAGAACTACTCCCGCCACCTCGACGGCCGCGGTCCCGGGTCGGCGTCGAACACGCTGCTGGACTACTTCCCCGAGGACTTCCTCCTCGTCATCGACGAGTCCCACGTGACGGTGCCCCAGATCGGGGCGATGTACGAGGGCGACATGTCCCGCAAGCGGACCCTGGTGGACTTCGGGTTCCGCCTGCCCAGCGCCATGGACAACCGCCCCCTGCGCTGGGAGGAGTTCCTCGAGCGCACGGGCCAGACGGTCTACCTGTCGGCGACGCCGGGGGACTACGAGCTCTCCCGCGGCAAGGGGGTCGTGGAGCAGATCATCCGCCCGACGGGGCTGGTCGACCCCGAGGTCGTCGTGAAGCCGACGAAGGGGCAGATCGACGACCTCCTGCACGAGATCTCGCTGCGGACGGCGAAGGACGAGCGCATCCTCGTCACGACGCTGACGAAGAAGATGGCCGAGGACCTCACGGACTACTTCCTCGAGCAGGGCGTCCGCGTGCGGTACCTGCACTCCGAGGTCGACACCCTGCGTCGCGTGGAACTCCTGCGCGAGCTGCGGCAGGGCGAGTACGACGTCCTCGTCGGCATCAACCTGCTGCGCGAGGGCCTGGACCTGCCGGAGGTCTCGCTCGTCGCGATCCTCGACGCCGACAAGGAGGGCTTCCTGCGCTCGTCGAAGTCGCTCATCCAGACGATCGGGCGCGCGGCCCGCAACGTCTCCGGTCAGGTGCACATGTACGCCGACCGCATCACGCCGTCGATGGCCGAGGCGATCGAGGAGACGAACCGCCGCCGCGAGAAGCAGATCGCCTACAACACCGAGCGCGGTGTGGACCCGATGCCGCTGCGCAAGAAGATCGCCGACATCACCGACCTCATCGCCCGCGAGGACGCCGACACCGCCGAACTCCTCGCGGCGGCCAAGGGCGGGGGCCAGGGCGGCAGCGGCCGGTCGCAGTCGCGCGGCAAGGCCCCGACGCCGGGCAAGGGCGCGAAGGGCAAGAACGTCGGCCGCGAGGTGGGGCCCGAGCCGAAGGCGGGGATGCCCCAGGCCGACCTCGCCGACCTCATCCAGGAGCTGACCGACCAGATGCACTCGGCCGCCGCCGAGCTGCAGTTCGAACTGGCGGCGCGGCTGCGCGACGAGGTCGGCGACCTCAAGAAGGAGCTGCGGGGGATGCGCGCGGCGCAGGGGGCCTGA